A portion of the Pan troglodytes isolate AG18354 chromosome 10, NHGRI_mPanTro3-v2.0_pri, whole genome shotgun sequence genome contains these proteins:
- the CLEC1B gene encoding C-type lectin domain family 1 member B isoform X2, translating to MQDEDGYITLNIKTRKPALVSAVMQHNYLQDENENHTGALQQLAKRFCQYVVKQSELKGTFSHKCSPCDTNWRYYGDSCYGFFRHNLTWEESKQYCTDMNATLLKIDNRNIVEYIKARTRLIRWVGLSRQKSNEVWKWEDGSVISENMFEFLEDGKGNMNCAYFHNGKMHPTFCENKHYLMCERKAGMTKVDQLP from the exons ATGCAGGATGAAGATGGATAcatcaccttaaatattaaaACTCGGAAACCAGCTCTCGTCTCCG CTGTCATGCAGCACAATTACCTACAAGATGAGAATGAAAATCACACAGGAGCTCTGCAACAATTAGCAAAGCGCTTCTGCCAATATGTGGTAAAACAATCAGAACTAAAGGGCACTTTCA GTCATAAATGCAGCCCCTGTGACACAAACTGGAGATATTATGGAGATAGCTGCTATGGGTTCTTCAGGCACAACTTAACATGGGAAGAGAGTAAGCAGTACTGCACTGACATGAATGCTACTCTCCTGAAGATTGACAACCGGAACATTGTG GAATACATCAAAGCCAGGACTCGTTTAATTCGTTGGGTCGGATTATCTCGCCAGAAGTCGAATGAGGTctggaagtgggaggatggctccgTTATCTCAGAAAATAT GTTTGAGTTTTTggaagatggaaaaggaaatatgaattGTGCTTATTTTCATAATGGGAAAATGCACCCTACCTTCTGTGAGAACAAACATTATTTAATGTGTGAGAGGAAGGCTGGCATGACCAAGGTGGACCAACTACCTTAA
- the CLEC1B gene encoding C-type lectin domain family 1 member B isoform X1 gives MQDEDGYITLNIKTRKPALVSVGPASSSWWRVMALILLILCMGMVVGLVALGIWSVMQHNYLQDENENHTGALQQLAKRFCQYVVKQSELKGTFSHKCSPCDTNWRYYGDSCYGFFRHNLTWEESKQYCTDMNATLLKIDNRNIVEYIKARTRLIRWVGLSRQKSNEVWKWEDGSVISENMFEFLEDGKGNMNCAYFHNGKMHPTFCENKHYLMCERKAGMTKVDQLP, from the exons ATGCAGGATGAAGATGGATAcatcaccttaaatattaaaACTCGGAAACCAGCTCTCGTCTCCG TTGGCCCTGCGTCCTCCTCCTGGTGGCGTGTGATGGCTTTGATTCTGCTGATCCTGTGCATGGGGATGGTTGTCGGGCTGGTGGCTCTGGGGATTTGGT CTGTCATGCAGCACAATTACCTACAAGATGAGAATGAAAATCACACAGGAGCTCTGCAACAATTAGCAAAGCGCTTCTGCCAATATGTGGTAAAACAATCAGAACTAAAGGGCACTTTCA GTCATAAATGCAGCCCCTGTGACACAAACTGGAGATATTATGGAGATAGCTGCTATGGGTTCTTCAGGCACAACTTAACATGGGAAGAGAGTAAGCAGTACTGCACTGACATGAATGCTACTCTCCTGAAGATTGACAACCGGAACATTGTG GAATACATCAAAGCCAGGACTCGTTTAATTCGTTGGGTCGGATTATCTCGCCAGAAGTCGAATGAGGTctggaagtgggaggatggctccgTTATCTCAGAAAATAT GTTTGAGTTTTTggaagatggaaaaggaaatatgaattGTGCTTATTTTCATAATGGGAAAATGCACCCTACCTTCTGTGAGAACAAACATTATTTAATGTGTGAGAGGAAGGCTGGCATGACCAAGGTGGACCAACTACCTTAA
- the CLEC12B gene encoding LOW QUALITY PROTEIN: C-type lectin domain family 12 member B (The sequence of the model RefSeq protein was modified relative to this genomic sequence to represent the inferred CDS: inserted 1 base in 1 codon) has protein sequence MSEEVTYATLTFQDSAGARNNRDGNNLRKRGHPAPSPIWRHAALGLLTLCLMLLIGLVTLGMMFLQISNDINSDSEKLSQLQKTIQQQQDNLSQQLGNSNNLSMEEEFLKSQISSLLKRQEQMAIKLCQELIIHTSDHRCNPCPKMWQWYQNSCYCFTTNEEKTWANSRKDCIDKNSTLVKIDSLEEKDFLMSQPLLMFSFFWLGLSWDSSGRSWFWEDGSVPSPSLFSTKELDQINGSKXCAYFQKGNIYISRCSAEIFWICEKTAAPVKIEDSD, from the exons ATGTCTGAAGAAGTGACCTACGCGACACTCACATTTCAGGATTCTGCTGGAGCAAGGAATAACCGAGATGGAAATAACCTAAGAAAAAGAG GGCATCCAGCTCCATCTCCCATTTGGCGTCACGCTGCCCTGGGTCTGCTAACTCTTTGCCTGATGTTGCTGATTGGGCTGGTGACGTTGGGGATGATGT TTTTGCAGATATCTAATGACATTAACTCAGATTCAGAGAAATTGAGTCAACTTCAGAAaaccatccaacagcagcaggaTAACTTATCCCAGCAACTGGGCAACTCCAACAACTTGTCCATGGAGGAGGAATTTCTCAAGTCACAGATCTCCAGTCTACTGAAGAGGCAGGAACAAATGGCCATCAAACTGTGCCAAGAGCTAATCATTCATACTTCAG accaCAGATGTAATCCATGTCCTAAGATGTGGCAATGGTACCAAAATAGTTGCTACTGTTTTACAACAAATGAGGAGAAAACCTGGGCTAACAGTAGAAAGGACTGCATAGACAAGAACTCCACCCTAGTGAAGATAGACAGTTTGGAAGAAAAG GATTTTCTTATGTCACAGCCATTACTCATGTTTTCGTTCTTTTGGCTGGGATTATCATGGGACTCCTCTGGCAGAAGTTGGTTCTGGGAAGATGGCTCTGTTCCCTCTCCGTCCTT atTTAGTACTAAAGAACTTGACCAGATCAATGGATCCA GATGTGCttattttcaaaaaggaaatatttatatttctcgcTGTAGTGCTGAAATTTTTTGGATTTGCGAGAAGACAGCTGCCCCAGTGAAGATTGAGGATTCGGATTAG